One region of Ammospiza caudacuta isolate bAmmCau1 chromosome 22, bAmmCau1.pri, whole genome shotgun sequence genomic DNA includes:
- the LOC131567308 gene encoding arylacetamide deacetylase-like 4 yields the protein MASVYTTLAIIGMFFISPVLVPALFWGVVLYDFFNTELPPGIEQPLKLRVFHSLMITTMVAGKILEKLGICNDLTILRAAVNGIPPWRDSKLLIKDLTVDEVPLRIYQPKSPPTGKRRGILYFHGGAGTFGSIRAFERVCRYMAKKCNSVVVSVGYRLAPEHPYPGQYFDCLNATLYFMRNLEEYHVDPGLIIISGDSCGANFATVICQILLNDRDLPKVRAQVLLYPGLQGLDFHLPSYQQNAFAPMLSRKMIIYFCFRYLNKKPTFWKEVLQNSHVPDSMRHQYKKWVSADLIPDEFKVRGYVPTKPASYKPEVHEAIKEILAMTFSPLLAEDSIICQLPESLIVTCEFDVLRDDGLLYKRRLEENGVRVTWYHCENGFHGILAFFGYGIFSFLSANKIMDSIVNYVNSL from the exons ATGGCATCTGTTTATACAACTTTGGCAATTATAggaatgttttttatttctcctgttTTAGTACCAGCACTGTTTTGGGGAGTTGTATTATATGATTTTTTCAACACAGAACTGCCACCTGGAATTGAGCAACCTCTAAAGCTTCGTGTTTTCCACTCCTTGATGATCACGACCATGGTCGCG GGAAAGATTTTGGAGAAGCTGGGGATCTGCAATGATTTAACCATACTGCGAGCAGCGGTCAATGGGATTCCTCCATGGAGAGATTCCAAACTGCTTATCAAAGATCTCACAGTAGATGAGGTACCCTTGAGGATTTATCAGCCCAAAAGCCCACCCACTGGCAAAAGAAGAGGAATTCTCTATTTTCATGGAGGCGCTGGCACATTTGGGAGCATTA GAGCCTTTGAAAGAGTATGCCGATATATGGCCAAAAAATGCAACTCAGTGGTTGTGTCTGTTGG GTACCGTCTGGCTCCTGAACATCCCTACCCAGGGCAATATTTTGACTGTCTCAATGCCACCTTATACTTCATGAGGAATTTGGAAGAGTACCACGTGGATCCTGGTCTCATCATCATTAGTGGTGACAGCTGTGGGGCTAATTTTGCCACAGTTATTTGCCAAATACTGCTGAATGACAGAGATCTGCCAAAAGTACGTGCTCAGGTGCTGCTTTACCCAGGACTCCAGGGGCTGGATTTCCACTTGCCCTCCTACCAGCAGAATGCTTTTGCCCCCATGTTGTCCCGGAAGATGATAATCTACTTCTGTTTTCGTTACcttaacaaaaaacccacattttgGAAAGAGGTTCTACAAAACAGCCATGTTCCTGATAGTATGAGACACCAGTATAAGAAATGGGTAAGTGCTGACCTTATTCCTGATGAATTTAAGGTTAGAGGCTATGTACCAACCAAACCTGCATCATATAAACCTGAAGTCCATGAAGCTATCAAAGAAATTTTAGCAATGACATTTTCCCCACTATTAGCTGAAGATTCCATTATTTGCCAGCTCCCTGAGTCCTTGATTGTGACCTGTGAGTTTGATGTCTTGAGGGATGATGGTCTGTTATACAAGAGGAGACTAGAGGAAAATGGTGTTCGAGTGACCTGGTATCATTGTGAGAATGGCTTCCATGGAATTTTAGCCTTTTTTGGCtatgggattttttcctttttatctgcAAATAAGATAATGGACAGTATTGTGAATTATGTAAACAGTTTATAG